A window from Desulfobacterales bacterium encodes these proteins:
- the surE gene encoding 5'/3'-nucleotidase SurE, translating into MPFILVTNDDGVRSPGLAALFAAVQPLGKAVIIAPTRDNSAVSHSLTMHRPLRVTAINDHTYTVDGTPTDCVTIGINKILEKKPDLVISGINPGGNLGDDISYSGTVSAAIEGTMLGIPSMAVSLAGEEPFLFETAARIGAKVAALILEQGLPRDTLLNVNAPNRPIAELKGIRFTRQGRLAYDNAIKETRDPRGRQHYWIGGGTPSWDNGTDSDSRAVASGLVSITPLHLDLTNYDALEFLRENWQQLLCHDD; encoded by the coding sequence ATGCCTTTCATCCTGGTTACCAATGACGACGGGGTGCGCTCCCCGGGCCTGGCGGCCCTGTTTGCCGCCGTGCAGCCACTGGGCAAGGCGGTGATCATCGCCCCGACCCGGGACAACAGCGCGGTCAGCCACTCCCTGACCATGCACCGGCCCCTCCGGGTAACCGCAATCAACGACCACACCTATACCGTTGACGGCACTCCCACCGACTGCGTCACCATCGGCATCAACAAGATACTTGAAAAAAAGCCGGACCTGGTAATCTCCGGCATCAATCCGGGCGGCAACCTGGGCGATGATATCAGCTATTCCGGCACCGTATCCGCGGCCATCGAAGGGACCATGCTCGGCATCCCCTCGATGGCGGTCTCCCTGGCCGGCGAGGAGCCCTTTCTCTTTGAAACCGCGGCCCGGATTGGTGCCAAGGTCGCGGCCCTGATCCTGGAACAGGGGTTGCCCCGCGACACCCTCTTAAACGTTAATGCACCCAACCGGCCGATTGCGGAACTCAAAGGAATCCGTTTCACCCGCCAGGGACGCCTGGCCTACGACAACGCCATCAAGGAGACCCGGGACCCCCGGGGGAGGCAGCATTACTGGATCGGCGGCGGCACCCCCTCCTGGGACAACGGTACGGACAGCGACTCCCGGGCAGTGGCCAGCGGCCTGGTCTCCATCACCCCGCTTCATCTCGACCTGACCAATTACGATGCCCTGGAATTCTTACGGGAGAACTGGCAACAGCTTCTTTGCCACGATGATTGA
- a CDS encoding M48 family metalloprotease — MIYNNLLYLLVVILLLTTNSIPQAPLLSPGEAFFFFLAKAALYFFLVRFTHRNGRVRTSRQYFAAEQKHSILGILFFAVDVYLLDCKFYFGKLPLAGQLPILVDLAGVALFFGYLAVMWLVARASYQRIFAREYRAAAFVLSNLKANLPLVLPWLIISLVFDLLQLLPFPAVKQFTASPWGEPVLLLVIFVGLALAFPALIRRVWNCTPLPAGPLRSHIEKFCREQKFACSDILLWPLFEGQAISAGVMGLSKRLRYLLITPALLQTLTLEELDAVMAHEIGHVKKYHLHLYLLLFLGFGLTVSMIANPIFYLLLSSSQFYSILSFTHSDPEAGIAFWGTLPLFVIMILYFRYVFGFFMRNFERQADLYVFTATGNSEPLIQSLEKIGWLSGNTRDLPSWHHFGIGQRVDYLQKCRKNPGLIKRHDRKVYAALILYLVVLGSAAGFLQSAPMELLKTTSQNKFVEAVLRQKIRQEPKNMIWLRLMGDLQQARGLDYEAKQAYEQALALQPLHPEVLNNLAWLLVMSDEKRVRDPRRALVLARRAVKLKATGYILDTLATSLWANGFQQEALAAEQQAIARDPANGRYYRQQMDMFAARSYDKNFFEEKPSFR, encoded by the coding sequence TTGATCTACAACAACCTCCTCTACCTGCTGGTCGTTATCCTCCTGCTCACGACCAACAGCATCCCCCAGGCCCCGCTGCTTTCCCCGGGCGAGGCGTTTTTCTTCTTTCTGGCCAAGGCGGCCCTCTATTTCTTCCTGGTCCGTTTCACCCACCGGAACGGCCGGGTCCGCACCAGCAGGCAGTACTTTGCCGCGGAACAGAAACACTCCATCCTGGGGATCCTCTTTTTTGCGGTTGACGTCTATCTTCTGGACTGCAAATTTTACTTTGGCAAACTGCCCCTGGCCGGCCAGCTCCCCATCCTGGTCGATCTGGCCGGGGTGGCCCTTTTTTTCGGGTATCTGGCCGTCATGTGGCTCGTCGCCCGGGCCAGTTATCAACGGATATTTGCCCGGGAGTACCGGGCCGCCGCCTTTGTCCTGTCCAACCTCAAGGCCAACCTGCCGCTTGTCCTGCCCTGGCTGATCATCTCGCTCGTTTTCGACCTGCTGCAACTCTTGCCCTTTCCAGCGGTCAAGCAGTTCACCGCCTCGCCCTGGGGTGAACCGGTCCTGCTGCTGGTCATCTTTGTCGGACTGGCCCTGGCCTTTCCGGCCCTGATCCGCCGGGTCTGGAACTGCACCCCGCTGCCGGCCGGGCCGCTCCGGTCCCATATAGAAAAATTCTGCCGGGAACAGAAGTTCGCCTGTTCCGACATCCTGCTCTGGCCCCTGTTCGAAGGCCAGGCGATCAGCGCCGGGGTAATGGGTCTTTCCAAACGGCTCCGCTATCTGCTCATCACCCCGGCCCTGCTCCAGACCCTGACCCTTGAGGAGCTGGACGCGGTAATGGCCCATGAAATCGGCCATGTGAAAAAATATCATCTCCATCTCTACCTGCTCCTTTTTCTCGGCTTCGGGCTGACCGTCAGCATGATCGCCAACCCCATCTTCTACCTGCTGTTAAGCTCCAGCCAGTTTTACTCCATCCTCAGTTTCACCCACAGTGATCCCGAGGCCGGGATCGCCTTCTGGGGCACCCTGCCGCTCTTTGTGATCATGATCCTCTATTTTCGCTATGTGTTCGGCTTTTTCATGCGTAACTTCGAACGGCAGGCCGACCTGTATGTGTTCACCGCCACCGGCAACAGCGAGCCCCTGATCCAGTCCCTGGAAAAAATCGGCTGGCTGAGCGGCAATACCCGCGACCTGCCCAGCTGGCACCATTTCGGCATCGGCCAGCGGGTCGACTACCTGCAGAAATGCCGGAAAAACCCCGGCCTGATCAAGCGCCACGACCGCAAGGTATACGCGGCCCTCATTCTCTACCTGGTTGTGCTGGGCAGTGCGGCCGGGTTTCTCCAGAGCGCGCCCATGGAGCTGTTAAAGACCACCTCCCAGAACAAGTTCGTCGAGGCGGTACTCAGGCAGAAAATCAGGCAGGAGCCTAAAAACATGATCTGGCTGCGGCTGATGGGAGACCTGCAGCAGGCGCGCGGCCTGGACTACGAGGCAAAACAGGCCTACGAACAGGCCCTGGCCCTGCAGCCGCTCCACCCCGAGGTGCTGAACAACCTGGCCTGGCTGCTGGTAATGAGTGATGAAAAAAGGGTCCGCGATCCACGGCGGGCCCTGGTCCTGGCCCGCCGCGCGGTCAAACTCAAGGCCACCGGCTATATCCTCGACACCCTGGCCACCTCCTTATGGGCAAACGGGTTCCAGCAAGAGGCCCTGGCCGCGGAGCAACAGGCCATTGCCCGGGACCCTGCCAACGGGCGCTATTACCGGCAGCAGATGGATATGTTCGCCGCCCGCAGCTATGACAAGAATTTCTTTGAAGAAAAACCTTCTTTCCGGTGA
- a CDS encoding Nif3-like dinuclear metal center hexameric protein, which produces MAQALTVQDILYSIEEIAPSSLAETWDNVGLLVGSPSQEVSGLLVALDPTEEVLNEALARGANTIITHHPLIFHPLKAVVIDEPVGRFLKQALAENIAVVGCHTNLDVIAGGVSDALAAALKLQDTRPLADTAADIGFGRIGTLAEPVPGEMLISRVSAALSLPGVNVAGPLPAMVETVAVCGGSGSDLAGAAYRAGAQLYLTGEIKHSTARWAEASGFCLVDGGHFATERPVVRLLAATLAQLSRKKGWNIPVMAADREQNPFTFHPVKETTG; this is translated from the coding sequence ATGGCGCAGGCCCTGACCGTACAAGACATACTGTACTCCATCGAAGAGATTGCCCCCTCTTCCCTTGCCGAGACCTGGGACAACGTCGGCCTGCTGGTGGGCAGCCCGTCCCAGGAGGTCTCCGGCCTGCTGGTCGCCCTGGACCCCACCGAAGAGGTCCTGAACGAGGCCCTGGCCCGCGGGGCAAATACCATTATCACCCACCACCCCCTGATCTTCCACCCCCTGAAAGCAGTTGTCATTGATGAACCGGTCGGCCGTTTTTTGAAACAGGCCCTGGCCGAAAATATTGCCGTGGTCGGATGTCATACCAACCTCGACGTGATTGCCGGCGGGGTGAGCGACGCCCTGGCCGCCGCGTTGAAACTGCAAGACACCAGGCCCCTGGCGGACACGGCCGCGGATATCGGTTTCGGCCGTATCGGTACCCTGGCCGAGCCGGTGCCGGGCGAGATGCTTATAAGCCGGGTGAGCGCGGCCCTGTCACTTCCAGGGGTAAACGTGGCCGGCCCCCTGCCGGCCATGGTGGAGACGGTGGCGGTTTGCGGCGGCAGTGGCTCGGATCTGGCCGGGGCTGCCTATCGGGCCGGGGCCCAGCTTTATCTTACCGGCGAAATCAAGCACAGCACGGCCAGGTGGGCCGAGGCCAGCGGCTTTTGCTTGGTGGATGGCGGCCATTTTGCCACCGAACGGCCGGTGGTGCGGCTGCTGGCCGCCACCCTGGCGCAACTCTCCCGCAAGAAAGGGTGGAACATACCGGTGATGGCCGCGGACCGGGAACAGAACCCGTTTACATTTCATCCTGTCAAGGAAACCACGGGATGA
- a CDS encoding C4-type zinc ribbon domain-containing protein, translated as MNEVIKKLTELQVIDLEIAQLDGKMAAAREELDRHRQAYQERQDSMAELREKVAAIDVRRRDLEAELADETGRIKERQSKMMQVQTNREYQSLLKEIEDAKRANKEREEEIVQLMEQKESLETILAEQSSLCEGEDKEIAKEERSAKRLIAKLTSAKAAIKKKRTARAKGFKDPLLKKYDMLRFRRNGRAVVGVTDGVCQGCFMSIPPQQYNEVLKGDKMLFCPTCQRILYHQLEQEAEQKAAAK; from the coding sequence TTGAACGAGGTAATCAAAAAACTAACGGAGTTACAGGTTATTGATCTCGAGATAGCGCAACTGGACGGAAAAATGGCGGCCGCGCGGGAGGAACTGGACAGACACCGCCAGGCGTACCAGGAGCGCCAGGACTCGATGGCCGAACTGCGGGAAAAAGTCGCGGCCATTGATGTCCGTCGCCGGGACCTGGAGGCCGAGCTTGCCGATGAAACGGGACGGATCAAGGAGCGCCAGTCCAAAATGATGCAGGTCCAGACCAACCGTGAGTACCAGAGCCTGTTAAAGGAGATTGAGGACGCAAAAAGGGCGAACAAGGAGCGGGAAGAAGAGATCGTCCAGCTGATGGAGCAGAAAGAGTCCCTGGAAACGATTCTTGCCGAGCAGAGTTCCCTTTGCGAGGGTGAGGACAAGGAGATTGCCAAGGAAGAAAGGTCGGCCAAGAGACTGATCGCCAAGTTGACCTCCGCGAAGGCCGCCATTAAGAAAAAAAGAACCGCCCGGGCCAAGGGGTTCAAGGATCCGCTGCTCAAGAAATATGATATGCTTCGTTTCCGGCGCAACGGCAGGGCGGTGGTCGGGGTGACCGACGGTGTCTGCCAGGGATGCTTTATGAGTATTCCGCCCCAGCAGTACAACGAGGTGCTCAAGGGTGACAAGATGTTGTTCTGCCCGACCTGCCAGCGTATTCTCTATCATCAGCTGGAGCAGGAGGCGGAACAGAAGGCCGCGGCAAAGTGA
- the ispD gene encoding 2-C-methyl-D-erythritol 4-phosphate cytidylyltransferase, protein MTSMLRTAAIVPAAGSGIRMGLPGPKQFYDLDGVPILVHTVRVLARVGGLDGIVLVVPADQLARTREMVLEYQLERVLGVVAGGRRRQDSVRAGLDFLPDSVELVLVHDGVRPFVTPDLVEECLRQADVVGAAMAAIPVKDTLKTVADLQVVKTVDREQLWQAQTPQAMRVDLLRRALIVAEEKGMTGTDEASLLEAVGCPVTVVPGSERNIKITRPEDLRLAEAIMHHDHPRTVPAAMRVGHGYDVHQLVVDRPLVLGGVTIPHSLGLAGHSDADVLTHALCDAVLGALGAGDLGRHFPDTDKKYKDIRSLRLLEQVIAMAADRGYLLANADITVVAQRPCLAEFVPEIVVNLATACQVDQTAVNCKATTTEKLGFAGREQGIAAHAVVLLSKN, encoded by the coding sequence ATGACCAGCATGCTCCGCACCGCGGCCATTGTGCCGGCGGCCGGCAGCGGCATCAGGATGGGGTTGCCCGGACCCAAGCAGTTTTACGACCTGGACGGGGTGCCGATTCTTGTCCATACCGTCCGGGTCCTGGCCCGGGTTGGCGGGCTGGACGGTATCGTGCTGGTGGTCCCGGCCGACCAGCTGGCCCGGACCAGGGAGATGGTGCTTGAGTATCAATTGGAGCGGGTGCTGGGGGTGGTGGCCGGCGGCCGCCGGCGCCAGGATTCGGTCAGGGCCGGCCTTGATTTTCTGCCGGACAGCGTCGAACTGGTGCTGGTCCATGACGGGGTGCGGCCCTTTGTCACCCCGGACCTGGTAGAGGAGTGTCTGCGCCAAGCCGATGTTGTTGGCGCCGCCATGGCCGCGATCCCGGTCAAGGATACCCTGAAAACAGTGGCGGATCTTCAGGTGGTGAAGACCGTGGACCGGGAGCAGCTCTGGCAGGCCCAGACCCCCCAGGCGATGCGGGTCGATCTTCTGCGCCGGGCATTGATTGTTGCCGAGGAAAAGGGGATGACCGGCACCGACGAGGCATCACTTCTGGAGGCGGTCGGCTGCCCGGTCACCGTGGTTCCGGGTTCTGAACGGAATATCAAGATCACCCGGCCGGAAGATCTCCGGCTGGCCGAGGCGATTATGCATCATGATCACCCCCGGACCGTCCCTGCCGCCATGCGGGTGGGGCACGGCTACGATGTTCATCAGCTGGTGGTGGACCGGCCCCTGGTTCTGGGCGGGGTAACCATCCCCCACTCCCTGGGCCTGGCGGGTCATTCCGATGCCGATGTCCTGACCCATGCCCTGTGCGATGCCGTCCTGGGGGCCCTGGGGGCCGGCGATCTTGGCCGGCATTTTCCGGATACCGATAAAAAATATAAGGATATCCGTAGCCTGCGCCTACTGGAACAGGTCATTGCCATGGCTGCTGACCGGGGGTATCTGCTGGCCAACGCTGATATCACCGTGGTGGCGCAACGGCCCTGCCTGGCGGAGTTTGTGCCGGAGATTGTCGTCAACCTGGCCACTGCCTGCCAAGTGGACCAGACGGCTGTCAACTGCAAGGCAACCACCACCGAGAAGCTGGGGTTTGCCGGTCGCGAGCAGGGCATAGCCGCCCACGCGGTAGTTCTTTTGAGCAAGAACTAG
- the thpR gene encoding RNA 2',3'-cyclic phosphodiesterase, producing MPRLFTAIDLPARIKMQLVDLGFGIPGARWLAADQVHLTLCFIGEVDGAVFKDIREALTEVRSPGFSLRLKGVGHFPPRKAPRVLWAGVEANEALVRLRNQVQATLVRQGLKPEGRKYSPHITLARLNNAPANKIGQFLAGNNLFTSKPFAVAEFHLFCSRLTPKGAIHSIEATYPLSPGNDPNRQE from the coding sequence ATGCCCAGACTATTCACAGCCATCGATCTGCCGGCCCGGATAAAGATGCAGCTTGTTGATCTTGGTTTCGGCATCCCCGGGGCCCGGTGGCTGGCCGCCGACCAGGTCCACCTCACTCTTTGCTTCATCGGCGAGGTGGACGGCGCTGTTTTCAAGGATATCAGGGAGGCGCTGACCGAGGTCCGCTCCCCGGGCTTCAGTCTTCGGCTGAAGGGGGTCGGCCACTTTCCGCCCCGGAAAGCGCCGCGGGTACTCTGGGCAGGTGTTGAAGCCAATGAGGCCCTGGTCCGGTTGCGCAACCAGGTGCAAGCGACCCTGGTTCGCCAGGGACTGAAGCCGGAGGGCCGCAAATACAGTCCCCACATCACCCTGGCCAGGCTGAACAACGCGCCGGCCAACAAAATCGGCCAATTCCTGGCCGGCAACAATCTTTTTACCAGCAAGCCCTTTGCAGTGGCCGAATTCCACCTCTTTTGCAGCCGCCTCACCCCAAAGGGGGCGATCCACAGCATCGAAGCCACCTATCCGCTTTCTCCGGGCAATGATCCGAATCGGCAAGAATAA